From a single Paramisgurnus dabryanus chromosome 17, PD_genome_1.1, whole genome shotgun sequence genomic region:
- the isca2 gene encoding iron-sulfur cluster assembly 2 homolog, mitochondrial, with protein MSLVRRLLSSAPKTATFYLLNLSSARGHSVRRSTATSNVTVRYSSVSSSKEQLNTSSTAGDGINLTESCVKRLTEIMSKGEYLRITVEGGGCSGFQYKFSVDTAINNDDRLFEKNGTGVIVDEESLEFLKGSTIDFSQELIRSSFLVSKNPKADHGCSCGSSFSVKV; from the exons ATGTCACTTGTTCGAAGACTCCTCTCAAGCGCCCCCAAAACTGCAACATTTTACCTTCTCAA TTTATCTTCAGCCAGAGGTCATTCAGTGAGACGATCTACTGCCACATCTAACGTTACAGTGCGCTACAGCAGCGTGTCCTCTTCTAAAGAACAACTAAACACATCCAGCACAGCTGGTGATGGCATTAATCTCACTGAATCCTGTGTCAAG AGGCTTACAGAAATCATGAGTAAAGGAGAGTATCTGAGGATAACAGTGGAGGGCGGTGGATGTTCAGGTTTCCAGTATAAATTCTCAGTGGACACAGCCATAAACAACGATGATAG ACTGTTTGAAAAGAATGGCACTGGAGTTATAGTCGACGAGGAAAGTCTGGAGTTTTTGAAAGGATCCACAATTGACTTCAGTCAGGAGCTCATTCGCTCTTCTTTTCTGGTGTCAAAGAACCCTAAAGCTGATCACGGCTGCTCATGTGGTTCATCTTTTTCTGTCAAGGTCTAA
- the npc2.1 gene encoding NPC intracellular cholesterol transporter 2 has translation MEYRVICVVLLSFLGYASSEQVKYLDCGSVQGAVIGVDIQPCPQQPCKLHKGQSYTVNVTFSSNVVSQTSKAIVHGEIARVPVPFPIPIDDGCKSGIQCPIKEKLTYSYVNQLPVKSVYPEIRLVVKWELRDDLSKDLFCIRFPVEIVS, from the exons ATGGAATACCGTGTGATCTGCGTTGTTTTGCTCTCTTTCCTCGGATATGCTTCCTCTGAACAAGTGAAATATTTAGATTGTG GCTCAGTACAGGGTGCAGTTATTGGGGTTGACATCCAGCCCTGCCCACAACAACCATGCAAGCTTCACAAGGGACAATCCTACACTGTCAATGTAACCTTCAGCAGTA ATGTTGTGAGTCAGACCAGTAAAGCTATCGTACATGGAGAGATCGCTCGAGTGCCCGTTCCGTTCCCCATCCCGATTGATGATGGTTGCAAGTCTGGAATCCAGTGCCCGATTAAGGAAAAACTCACTTACAGCTATGTCAACCAGTTGCCTGTCAAGAGCGTGTACCCAGAA aTCAGGTTGGTTGTGAAATGGGAGTTAAGAGACGACTTGAGCAAAGATCTGTTCTGCATCAGGTTCCCTGTTGAGATTGTGAGCTAA